The following nucleotide sequence is from Oligoflexia bacterium.
TATAAAACAACTAGCCCACCCTTCGTGGTGGGCTTTTTTATTTTCTGATTTATTTCCAGTCTCTTTCTAGCTTCAACCCATTGTCGCGAAAGATAGGGAGACTCTTCACCGATCGAGCTCAATTTTGTTAGCAGTGGAAAAAATGTTGCTGGTCGGCCGCGAAGCCACTCTCCTGACGCAGATTGTGAAATCGAACCAACTTCTTCGTAAGAATGTCGCTCATTACGTATTTTTCCATCAGGAAAACGTTTAGCCAGGTAATTCACAACCTCTGTGACAGCTTCGGCTGGTAAAGCTTGCTTCGTCTTTTCAGCCCATAATAAGATTGCGTTTAAACCGCGCAACACATCATAGAAATAAAAACGAGGAAAGCAGGGTTTCAGCCATTCTTTTTCGTCTTCACGTTCGTTTGCATTGTGTTTTGTCTGTGAACCATGCATGAGTTTACGATCAATGAGAAACTGTGCACCCTTGTTTAGAAAAACCATTTCTTCGGCAGTCCATGGTCTTGGCGTATATAACAAAACCGCTTCAAACGCCGCAATCGTTCCAACCATTGAACTTGGGACTTCATCTTTCACAAGATAGGCATCACTATCACAGTTCAAACCACCATCAGCCATTTGATAACGAAGAAGCCATGGTCGTATCCATGGAAGCTCTTTATCTACATCGAGACCCCATGCGGCTAAAACCTGATAGACATTCCCCAACTGACAATGACATGGATATCCGCGGTAAGGATCAACTCCCGCTGGTAATTCATCAGAATGGATTGGGAAAATCTTCAATGGAATTCTATTAAGTGAAGCAACATATTTTTTAATAATTGTTTCTGGGATTTGTTTTGTCTCTCCCATTTCATGCAAGAGAAGCATATGCCACCACGGAGAATCCCATTTGGGCCAATAGGCATCAGCCTCAACACATTGTTGCGCCTTATCAGAGTTGAGATAATGAACGGATTCTTGGGTTTCTTCTTCGCGTGTAATTCTATCTGCCATAATAATAATTTATATTCTCACAGGAAATCAATCAACGTCTTTCTAAGTAGCTGATTCCTTTCATAAAAAATTTCTATTGACTCGGTACTATACTACCGAGTGTATCCTCTTAGTATGAAGATCGAAAAAGACATGACAATTGGTGTATTGGCGAAGAAATCAGGCGTAACGGTGGAAACTGTGAAGTTCTACGAGAAAGTGGGAGTTCTTCCAAAGCCTCAAAGACCTTCAAGTGGTTTTAGGACTTATCCACTGGATTACGTTTCTCGCATTCTCTTTATAAAAAGAGCTCAAGAACTTGGGTTCACCCTTCGCGAGGTGAAAGAGTTGCTTAAACTTAAGGTCGATAAAAAAGCAACTTGTGGTCATGTTATGAAGAAGGCTGATGAAAAAATTCTAGAAGTAGAAAAGAAAATTAAAGATCTTCAGCAAATGA
It contains:
- a CDS encoding heavy metal-responsive transcriptional regulator → MKIEKDMTIGVLAKKSGVTVETVKFYEKVGVLPKPQRPSSGFRTYPLDYVSRILFIKRAQELGFTLREVKELLKLKVDKKATCGHVMKKADEKILEVEKKIKDLQQMKKSLKQIRECCEDGTQSLTDCPILECFETTGGCQ